A single genomic interval of Bradyrhizobium japonicum USDA 6 harbors:
- a CDS encoding Bug family tripartite tricarboxylate transporter substrate binding protein encodes MPAKFDRRHFIAAGTSALAMPFVARGASAQGASQGNWPSRQIRMICSYPAGGQTDLLARAYGEFISKQVGKTVVVENKPGASGAIGTAEVARAEPDGHTILCSISTTYIMNRVVMKNPGYDMDKDLTLVSVIPGAGLLLVANPKTGVKTLEDFVAFARKSGKVNFGTYSAGSAPHMTINELNKQYGLSIEPVHYRGEAPMWTGMLEGTLDAAMGSYTAAQSVLQSDRGTVFAVHSKKVDAIPAIKTLPEQGATSKFFTVSGFSGWAVPKATPQPVVDRLAELCVAANSDPKVKEVLATFVLEPAIGFKETNALYQRELPIWIESARSLGLEPA; translated from the coding sequence ATGCCCGCAAAATTCGATCGCCGCCACTTCATCGCCGCCGGTACCAGTGCACTCGCGATGCCCTTCGTCGCGCGCGGCGCCTCGGCGCAAGGCGCATCGCAAGGCAATTGGCCGTCGCGGCAGATCCGCATGATTTGCAGCTATCCCGCCGGCGGACAGACCGATTTGCTCGCGCGCGCCTATGGCGAATTCATCTCCAAGCAGGTCGGCAAGACCGTCGTGGTCGAGAACAAGCCCGGCGCCTCCGGCGCGATCGGCACCGCAGAGGTCGCCCGCGCCGAGCCCGACGGCCACACCATCCTGTGCTCGATCTCGACCACCTACATCATGAACCGGGTCGTGATGAAGAATCCCGGCTACGACATGGACAAGGACCTGACGCTCGTCAGTGTCATTCCGGGCGCCGGCCTGTTGCTGGTCGCGAACCCCAAGACCGGGGTCAAGACGCTGGAGGATTTCGTCGCCTTCGCGCGCAAGAGCGGCAAGGTCAACTTCGGCACCTATAGCGCGGGCTCGGCTCCGCACATGACGATCAACGAGCTCAACAAGCAGTACGGTCTTTCCATCGAGCCGGTTCACTACCGCGGCGAAGCGCCGATGTGGACGGGGATGCTGGAAGGCACGCTCGACGCCGCAATGGGCAGCTACACGGCGGCGCAGTCCGTCCTGCAAAGCGACCGTGGCACCGTGTTCGCCGTGCATTCGAAGAAGGTCGACGCGATCCCCGCCATCAAGACCCTCCCGGAGCAGGGCGCAACGTCAAAATTCTTCACCGTGAGCGGTTTCTCCGGCTGGGCCGTGCCGAAGGCGACGCCGCAGCCGGTGGTCGACCGCCTGGCGGAGCTCTGCGTCGCCGCCAACAGCGATCCGAAGGTGAAGGAGGTTCTCGCGACCTTCGTGCTCGAGCCGGCAATCGGCTTCAAGGAAACCAATGCCCTGTATCAACGCGAGTTGCCGATCTGGATCGAGAGCGCGCGGTCGCTCGGCCTCGAGCCGGCCTGA
- a CDS encoding c-type cytochrome, with product MLKDISHKTVATIATVAVLTVALAATVRAADDATGNPVQAQIDHGKSTYASKCSHCHGPNMMNSGTITPDLRAFPDDKTRFVTTVKNGKNNKMPPWADILSDDEIGNLWAFVSSRRKP from the coding sequence ATGCTGAAGGACATATCTCACAAGACGGTGGCGACGATCGCCACCGTCGCGGTGCTGACGGTCGCGCTTGCGGCGACCGTTCGTGCCGCGGACGATGCAACTGGCAATCCCGTGCAGGCACAGATCGACCATGGCAAGTCGACCTATGCTTCGAAATGCTCGCATTGCCACGGCCCCAACATGATGAATTCCGGCACCATCACGCCGGACCTGCGCGCCTTTCCCGACGACAAGACGCGCTTCGTCACCACGGTGAAGAACGGCAAGAACAACAAGATGCCGCCCTGGGCCGACATTTTGAGCGACGACGAGATCGGCAATCTCTGGGCCTTCGTCTCGAGCAGGAGAAAGCCATGA
- a CDS encoding FUSC family protein: protein MNPPTTPSAAGLRDLLSREVKTGELLRALIVVGPMVAAYFILRETALLNLGLVAVSLLIPALRQHFPPKVVAWHYLAILVTFAALFLAAPVKPLFVVLTALAGFLAVAGTRYGEHFRTLGNWVFIPAVYLACEVREGVSAEEAIRHAGVIVASSPIALALVCAIQTYDQRLRGNAATSLGPPAADWFLPAAATAMAVFAAAALVEIFNLAQGQWVMWSAASVVVGDLTASTGKLKQRAIGAFVGAPLGFLTGLALPQSRVGYAIAILAATLTLISFSRYVVGFGLRCFFIALAASFAGGASGIAEERIVNVLIGGTFGLIAVALTEIVRLRVMRKTRSPG, encoded by the coding sequence GTGAATCCCCCCACGACACCCTCCGCCGCCGGCCTGCGCGATCTCCTCTCCCGCGAAGTCAAGACCGGCGAGCTCCTGCGCGCGCTGATCGTCGTCGGCCCGATGGTCGCCGCCTATTTCATCTTGCGCGAGACGGCGCTGCTGAACCTGGGGCTGGTCGCGGTCTCGCTGCTCATTCCGGCGCTCAGGCAGCACTTTCCGCCAAAAGTCGTCGCGTGGCATTATCTCGCCATCCTCGTCACCTTTGCCGCGCTTTTCCTTGCAGCTCCGGTCAAGCCGCTATTCGTGGTGCTGACGGCGCTCGCCGGCTTCCTTGCGGTGGCGGGGACGCGCTATGGCGAACATTTCCGCACACTTGGCAATTGGGTGTTCATCCCCGCCGTCTATCTCGCCTGCGAGGTGCGGGAGGGCGTGAGCGCCGAGGAAGCGATACGTCATGCCGGCGTGATCGTCGCCTCCTCTCCGATCGCGCTGGCGCTCGTCTGCGCGATCCAGACTTACGACCAGCGGCTGCGCGGCAATGCCGCGACCTCGCTCGGACCGCCCGCGGCCGACTGGTTTCTGCCGGCAGCCGCAACCGCCATGGCGGTCTTTGCCGCAGCCGCCCTGGTCGAGATCTTCAACCTCGCGCAGGGACAATGGGTGATGTGGTCGGCCGCAAGCGTCGTGGTTGGCGACCTCACGGCATCCACCGGCAAGCTGAAGCAGCGGGCGATCGGCGCCTTCGTCGGCGCGCCGCTCGGCTTTCTCACCGGCCTTGCCCTGCCGCAAAGCCGCGTCGGCTACGCCATCGCGATTCTCGCGGCCACCCTCACCCTGATCTCGTTCTCCCGCTACGTCGTCGGCTTCGGCCTGCGCTGCTTCTTCATTGCGCTCGCCGCGTCCTTTGCCGGCGGCGCCAGCGGCATCGCCGAGGAGCGCATCGTCAACGTGCTGATCGGCGGTACGTTCGGCCTGATCGCGGTAGCCCTGACCGAGATCGTCCGGCTGCGGGTCATGCGGAAGACCCGATCTCCCGGATGA
- a CDS encoding transporter substrate-binding domain-containing protein, with protein sequence MRAWLAAWSVAAILAAATTAARAADEPLKVCLDEDRPPLSVHDKGKPDSGFDVLLAQAIADRIGRPLKIQWFESKLDEDSSPQLEANALLSDGRCSLVGGYALTTDSLVKPGMKTARLPDFAGATRDDRRRRVALGVLAPSQPYVYSPMTVVLGPKAQGRKIGGIGDLAGLRLAIESGSLGDAILMTFDKGRLIDSITHLVPGRDDLLGALQRGDHDATLIDLGRFDAHRAAHTDTTITASGYYYPIGANRGYVGLTSDGALIDAVNKALTSLAAEGKIAEFGNQAGLTYLPPREPAVLGDVWATIIQR encoded by the coding sequence ATGAGAGCCTGGCTCGCCGCATGGAGCGTCGCCGCGATCCTAGCGGCGGCGACCACCGCCGCGCGCGCGGCCGACGAGCCGTTGAAGGTTTGCCTCGACGAGGACCGGCCTCCGCTCTCGGTGCATGACAAGGGCAAGCCGGATTCAGGCTTCGACGTGCTGCTGGCGCAGGCGATCGCGGACCGGATCGGCCGGCCGCTGAAGATCCAGTGGTTCGAGAGCAAGCTGGACGAGGATTCGAGCCCGCAGCTCGAGGCCAACGCCTTGCTCTCCGATGGGCGCTGCTCGCTGGTCGGCGGCTATGCGCTGACGACGGATTCCCTCGTCAAGCCCGGCATGAAGACGGCACGCTTGCCGGATTTCGCCGGGGCCACGCGCGACGACCGGCGCCGCCGCGTCGCGCTCGGCGTGCTCGCACCGAGCCAGCCTTACGTCTATTCGCCGATGACGGTGGTACTCGGACCGAAAGCGCAGGGCCGCAAGATCGGTGGCATCGGCGACCTCGCCGGCCTTCGCCTTGCGATCGAGAGCGGCTCGCTGGGCGATGCCATCCTGATGACCTTCGACAAGGGCCGCCTGATCGACAGCATCACCCATCTCGTCCCCGGCCGCGACGATCTCCTCGGCGCGCTCCAGCGCGGCGACCATGACGCGACGCTGATCGACCTCGGCCGCTTCGATGCCCACCGCGCCGCGCATACCGACACGACGATCACCGCGTCGGGCTATTATTATCCGATCGGCGCCAATCGCGGCTATGTCGGGCTCACCAGCGACGGCGCACTGATCGATGCGGTCAACAAGGCGCTGACCAGCCTTGCCGCCGAGGGCAAGATCGCCGAGTTCGGCAACCAGGCCGGCCTCACCTATCTGCCGCCGCGCGAGCCTGCGGTGCTCGGCGATGTCTGGGCGACGATCATTCAGCGGTAG